Proteins from a genomic interval of Cygnus olor isolate bCygOlo1 chromosome 9, bCygOlo1.pri.v2, whole genome shotgun sequence:
- the LOC121074520 gene encoding pituitary tumor-transforming gene 1 protein-interacting protein: protein MAPLRALRFCAALALALLPAAARGQEEAAGACHQYTNRSCEECLKNVTCLWCVSSKRCVPYPVRRILPPADLCELRSARWGVCWVNFEALIIAMSVVGGMILIMLGVCCCCCCKKKSKKPDKEDERAARERERRRVRQEERRAEMKSRHDEIRRKYGLFKEENPYAKFDN, encoded by the exons ATGGCCCCGCTCCGGGCGCTCCGGTTCTGCGCCGCCCTGGCCCTGGCGCTGCTCCCCGCGGCCGCGCGGGGccaggaggaggcggcgggag ctTGCCATCAGTACACAAACAGGAGCTGTGAGGAGTGCCTGAAGAACGTCACC TGCCTGTGGTGTGTCAGCAGCAAGCGGTGCGTGCCGTACCCTGTGCGGCGGATCCTGCCACCGGCCGACCTGTGCGAGCTCCGCTCTGCGCGCTGGGGAGTCTGCTGGG TGAACTTTGAAGCCCTGATTATTGCAATGTCTGTGGTGGGAGGAATGATCCTTATCATGCTGGGtgtctgttgctgctgctgttgcaagaaaaagagcaaaaa GCCGGACAAAGAGGACGAGCGAGCAGCCCGGGAGCGGGAGCGGAGGCGGGTACGCCAGGAGGAGAG GAGAGCAGAGATGAAATCGCGGCACGATGAAATCCGAAGGAAATACG GCCTGTTCAAAGAAGAGAACCCCTACGCCAAATTTGACAATTAG
- the LOC121074522 gene encoding small ubiquitin-related modifier 3 has product MSEEKPKEGVKTENDHINLKVAGQDGSVVQFKIKRHTPLSKLMKAYCERQGLSMRQIRFRFDGQPINEADTPAQLEMEDEDTIDVFQQQTGGVC; this is encoded by the exons aTGTCGGAGGAGAAGCCCAAG GAAGGGGTGAAAACAGAGAACGACCACATCAACCTGAAGGTGGCCGGGCAGGACGGCTCCGTGGTGCAGTTCAAGATCAAGAGGCACACGCCGCTGAGCAAGCTGATGAAGGCGTACTGCGAGAGGCAG GGTTTGTCAATGAGGCAGATTAGATTCAGATTTGACGGACAACCGATCAATGAAGCAGACACACCTGCACAG CTGGAGATGGAAGATGAAGACACTATCGATGTGTTCCAACAGCAGACAGGTGGAGTGTGTTAA
- the UBE2G2 gene encoding ubiquitin-conjugating enzyme E2 G2 isoform X1, with amino-acid sequence MAGTALKRLMAEYKQLTLNPPEGIVAGPMNEENFFEWEALIMGPEDTCFEYGVFPAILSFPLDYPLSPPKMRFTCEMFHPNIYPDGRVCISILHAPGDDPMGYESSAERWSPVQSVEKILLSVVSMLAEPNDESGANVDASKMWREDREQFNKIAKQIVQKSLGL; translated from the exons ATGGCGGGGACGGCGCTGAAGCGGCTGATGGCCGAGTACAAGC AGCTGACCCTGAACCCACCAGAAGGGATAGTAGCAG GTCCTATGAATGAAGAGAACTTCTTTGAGTGGGAAGCTCTGATTAT GGGTCCTGAAGACACCTGTTTCGAGTACGGGGTTTTCCCTGCTATTCTGAGCTTCCCACTCGACTACCCGTTGAGTCCTCCGAAGATGAGGTTCACGTGCGAGATGTTCCATCCAAACA TTTACCCGGATGGGAGAGTTTGCATCTCCATTCTTCATGCTCCTGGGGATGATCCCATGGGATATGAGAGCAGCGCTGAGCGATGGAGTCCTGTGCAGAGTGTGGAAAAGATTCTCTTGTCAGTCGTTAGCATGCTGGCAG AGCCAAACGATGAAAGTGGAGCCAATGTAGATGCCTCCAAGATGTGGCGGGAAGACAGAGAACAATTTAACAAAATTGCCAAGCAGATTGTGCAGAAGTCACTTGGACTTTAA
- the UBE2G2 gene encoding ubiquitin-conjugating enzyme E2 G2 isoform X2: MNEENFFEWEALIMGPEDTCFEYGVFPAILSFPLDYPLSPPKMRFTCEMFHPNIYPDGRVCISILHAPGDDPMGYESSAERWSPVQSVEKILLSVVSMLAEPNDESGANVDASKMWREDREQFNKIAKQIVQKSLGL, encoded by the exons ATGAATGAAGAGAACTTCTTTGAGTGGGAAGCTCTGATTAT GGGTCCTGAAGACACCTGTTTCGAGTACGGGGTTTTCCCTGCTATTCTGAGCTTCCCACTCGACTACCCGTTGAGTCCTCCGAAGATGAGGTTCACGTGCGAGATGTTCCATCCAAACA TTTACCCGGATGGGAGAGTTTGCATCTCCATTCTTCATGCTCCTGGGGATGATCCCATGGGATATGAGAGCAGCGCTGAGCGATGGAGTCCTGTGCAGAGTGTGGAAAAGATTCTCTTGTCAGTCGTTAGCATGCTGGCAG AGCCAAACGATGAAAGTGGAGCCAATGTAGATGCCTCCAAGATGTGGCGGGAAGACAGAGAACAATTTAACAAAATTGCCAAGCAGATTGTGCAGAAGTCACTTGGACTTTAA